From Oenococcus sicerae, the proteins below share one genomic window:
- a CDS encoding YhcH/YjgK/YiaL family protein: MEFELGKNYKRDSRIQARIKTAIDWLENHTIEELLSEPIGPKVIADGVELRFQSYDSRDYKDMNYETHQDHIDIHYMIQGAEYVRWSDIGNTQAVSNYDAQEDIQFFAHPQHHGKALLTDRHFAIFYPTDLHAAHGMVNGKSEHNHKLCVKIAIN, from the coding sequence ATGGAATTCGAATTAGGAAAAAATTACAAACGCGACTCTCGTATACAAGCGAGAATCAAAACCGCAATTGATTGGTTAGAGAATCATACAATTGAGGAATTGCTCAGTGAGCCAATTGGGCCTAAAGTCATTGCTGATGGTGTTGAATTGAGATTCCAAAGCTATGATTCACGTGATTACAAAGACATGAATTATGAAACGCATCAGGACCACATTGATATTCACTATATGATTCAAGGAGCCGAATATGTACGCTGGTCTGACATAGGAAATACTCAGGCTGTGAGCAACTATGATGCACAAGAAGATATTCAATTTTTTGCCCATCCTCAGCATCATGGAAAAGCCTTGTTAACTGATCGCCATTTTGCTATTTTTTATCCAACTGACTTACATGCAGCTCACGGCATGGTTAATGGCAAATCTGAGCATAACCACAAGCTGTGTGTCAAAATTGCAATCAACTAA
- a CDS encoding MFS transporter codes for MTNEKVSNKWTKKQVLVLTGLWLAFLISFITRLVWATLMPTVNSAMHFSVSQGNWYVTAFYIGYTITVLPGGMLADKIGYRKMVLFTVIGNCVAMSLMGFMQGYWSGLAFRFILGLVSGPDLAACMGVIGEWFSAKQRATATGIFTTCTSFGLTVVNLYAPTVSQRYGWRSAMFVTALIPLVVLGFVAYSLKGQPPYRLIKKNVQVADANKESSIVMLKKAVTNRNVLLLAVTGLCATGAKWGVTNWANLFIVSSLGFSVVTAGKVMALFGITSVISMVIAGWVSDHSRMSRHMLSAIFMAIFTPTIIGFALSPKGNLGMLYFWAGALGVGAFMFSSLTNTLSVEVAPTELRGTVVGFVNVFNQAGSFLAPMLLGSLLTATGSYVTSFLVISVFPLIGFVALLFIREGNKNTKKSTVNVQSQPNLVSTKH; via the coding sequence ATGACAAACGAAAAAGTTAGTAATAAATGGACGAAGAAACAAGTTTTAGTTTTAACTGGTCTATGGTTGGCCTTTCTAATTAGTTTTATTACGAGACTGGTATGGGCGACGTTAATGCCGACAGTCAATAGCGCAATGCATTTCAGTGTATCCCAGGGTAACTGGTATGTAACAGCCTTTTATATCGGTTACACGATTACAGTTTTGCCGGGCGGTATGCTGGCCGACAAAATTGGTTACAGGAAGATGGTTCTTTTCACAGTAATTGGCAACTGTGTTGCTATGTCATTGATGGGCTTTATGCAAGGCTATTGGTCAGGATTGGCATTTAGATTTATCCTTGGATTAGTATCTGGTCCTGATTTGGCGGCCTGCATGGGCGTTATTGGCGAATGGTTTTCTGCCAAACAGCGAGCAACAGCCACTGGAATTTTTACCACTTGTACCTCCTTTGGCTTAACTGTTGTCAATTTATATGCACCAACTGTTTCTCAACGTTATGGTTGGCGTTCAGCTATGTTCGTTACTGCATTGATTCCATTGGTTGTGTTGGGTTTTGTCGCTTACTCATTAAAGGGGCAGCCGCCTTACCGCTTAATCAAGAAGAATGTGCAAGTTGCCGATGCTAATAAAGAATCCTCGATCGTCATGCTGAAAAAAGCTGTTACGAATCGAAATGTGCTGTTGCTGGCCGTAACTGGGTTATGTGCAACCGGTGCTAAATGGGGAGTCACGAATTGGGCAAACTTATTCATTGTTAGCAGTCTCGGTTTTTCCGTTGTAACTGCTGGTAAAGTGATGGCTTTGTTTGGCATTACCTCTGTCATTTCTATGGTAATTGCTGGTTGGGTTTCCGATCATTCCCGTATGTCTAGGCATATGCTATCTGCTATTTTTATGGCGATCTTTACACCAACGATTATCGGTTTTGCTCTTTCGCCTAAAGGCAATCTTGGCATGCTGTACTTTTGGGCTGGTGCACTTGGTGTGGGCGCCTTCATGTTTAGCTCGCTCACAAATACCTTGTCTGTCGAAGTTGCGCCAACAGAACTTCGCGGAACAGTCGTTGGATTTGTCAATGTCTTTAACCAAGCCGGTTCCTTTTTGGCACCGATGCTCTTGGGAAGTTTGCTAACAGCAACAGGCAGTTACGTAACCTCGTTCTTAGTTATTTCGGTTTTTCCATTGATTGGATTTGTCGCCTTGCTTTTCATTCGCGAAGGCAACAAAAATACGAAAAAAAGTACAGTCAATGTACAATCGCAGCCGAACTTAGTATCAACGAAACATTAG
- a CDS encoding YhcH/YjgK/YiaL family protein: MLFANLKYLNQSDYQKLQKAILFLNETDLTTTPLGRSHEEDTSFYCQTLEYATEDISDVAFEIHEKRLDLHYIVTGQEEIDISSNTDYGKLGSYDEKRDLQLVETPTAFNKIILQAGDFVLIGMHEPHRTNGFVNQTPSRVRKIVLKLGR; the protein is encoded by the coding sequence ATGTTATTTGCTAATTTGAAATATCTAAATCAATCAGATTACCAGAAATTGCAAAAGGCCATTTTGTTTTTAAACGAAACGGATTTAACAACCACACCACTGGGTCGCAGCCATGAGGAAGACACGAGTTTTTACTGCCAAACCTTAGAGTATGCAACGGAGGATATCTCAGATGTTGCTTTTGAAATTCATGAAAAACGATTGGATCTTCATTACATCGTAACCGGCCAAGAGGAAATCGATATTTCTTCTAATACAGATTATGGAAAATTAGGATCTTATGATGAAAAACGTGATTTGCAATTAGTTGAAACACCTACTGCATTTAACAAAATCATTCTTCAAGCGGGAGATTTTGTTCTTATTGGTATGCATGAACCTCATCGAACTAATGGTTTTGTCAATCAAACGCCGTCTCGCGTTCGGAAGATCGTTTTGAAATTAGGTAGATAA
- a CDS encoding NAD(P)-dependent oxidoreductase, with the protein MNKPKVIVTGVIPEEGIKQLKEVCDVTYTSGEAFSREYVLSHLDQYQGILLMGLKGDKELIDAGKNLKVIAVNAVGFDAVDIDYAREKGIVVANAPQGVRLPTAEMTLALLLATVRRLYLYDKIVRSGQWIDVSERCYMGMSLKDKVLGIYGMGRIGSQVAKLSQAFGMKIIYNDAHRLPEDLEKQLDVEYVDFDTLIKNADVITLHAPALSSTIGKFNAAVFQEMKETAFIINAARGVLIKQDDLISALKNREIAGAGLDVFETEPVIPEELRKLDNVIMSPHAGTGTLEARIDIAAEASENIISLLLKDHALNMVNDVKQYQVN; encoded by the coding sequence ATGAATAAGCCAAAAGTTATCGTAACAGGAGTTATTCCTGAAGAAGGAATCAAACAGTTAAAAGAAGTATGTGATGTCACCTATACTTCTGGAGAAGCTTTCTCAAGGGAATATGTTTTGAGCCATCTTGATCAGTACCAAGGCATTCTTCTGATGGGCCTGAAAGGCGACAAAGAGTTGATTGATGCTGGCAAGAACTTAAAAGTGATTGCCGTGAATGCCGTTGGTTTTGATGCCGTTGACATTGATTACGCACGCGAAAAAGGTATTGTAGTTGCAAATGCGCCTCAAGGTGTGCGGTTGCCTACCGCGGAAATGACATTAGCTCTTTTGCTGGCAACAGTAAGGCGCCTTTATCTTTACGATAAGATCGTACGCTCAGGGCAGTGGATCGATGTTAGCGAACGTTGTTATATGGGCATGAGCCTGAAAGACAAAGTCCTAGGCATTTATGGCATGGGTCGGATTGGCAGTCAAGTAGCTAAATTATCTCAAGCTTTTGGTATGAAGATTATTTACAATGATGCGCATCGTCTGCCTGAAGATCTCGAAAAACAATTAGATGTTGAATATGTTGACTTTGATACATTGATTAAAAATGCCGATGTGATAACGCTGCATGCACCCGCCTTGTCGTCTACTATCGGGAAATTTAATGCAGCAGTATTCCAAGAAATGAAAGAGACCGCATTTATCATCAATGCTGCAAGAGGCGTGCTGATTAAGCAGGACGATCTAATTAGTGCTTTGAAGAACAGAGAAATAGCCGGAGCTGGTTTAGATGTTTTTGAAACAGAACCAGTGATTCCCGAAGAACTGAGAAAATTAGATAATGTCATCATGTCACCACATGCAGGCACTGGTACTTTAGAGGCAAGAATTGACATTGCAGCTGAAGCATCTGAAAACATTATTTCGTTATTGCTTAAAGATCATGCCTTGAATATGGTAAATGATGTTAAACAATATCAAGTCAATTGA
- a CDS encoding glycosyltransferase family 2 protein: MLKMVAYEDAVNNRIFDDNVSKRMVLVIPAHNEADTITSVLQSIVAQRGVTHHILDVFIALDNCTDNTENEIRKFSNQLNLYVLETVNNKERKSGALNQIYRLFLGDLTKEPLSEEHLKSVKNIDAFVGIDADVYLARDCLSTLYLELIAQYKTGAVSANYQCLLPESINVIPRNDPNREYMLKHGKFGGPMSRFYAVAQNVEFSTWTIKQKVNNHIAQIAGGQCSMFRPETLKDVYTHFKMNGVYSNESDTEDLLLTQQIREVGWQCKISDSARCYVDSMNTLPSLYNQRKKWQAGIIQYMTKAGISTAYARQLWSQEILMAFNFLIRIMLVVLIPVALIIHEFVWSYIWFLPILVSAILNTVATIKTPNRRLIDVLLALTTIPAELTIWFKVSVHLSTWRDSFRIEKIDGWALQYQAENGTLKHNYSWFYITIALIAALFVGFYFKWLSVRLVVDTIKPYLNASFNILTYLTFITFIFMLFQLSKLRGHYKA, from the coding sequence ATGTTAAAAATGGTTGCTTACGAGGATGCTGTCAACAATCGAATTTTTGATGATAACGTTTCTAAACGGATGGTCTTGGTAATTCCAGCACATAATGAGGCCGACACAATTACGAGTGTCCTCCAAAGTATCGTTGCGCAAAGAGGGGTCACCCACCATATTCTAGATGTTTTTATCGCTTTGGATAATTGTACGGATAATACGGAAAACGAAATTCGAAAGTTTTCCAACCAATTAAATCTTTATGTCCTGGAAACAGTCAATAACAAAGAACGAAAGTCTGGTGCTTTGAACCAGATTTATCGACTATTTTTGGGTGATCTGACTAAGGAACCCTTATCCGAAGAGCATTTAAAGTCAGTCAAGAATATCGATGCCTTCGTTGGTATTGATGCCGATGTCTACTTGGCTAGAGACTGTTTATCAACGCTCTATCTTGAATTGATCGCACAGTATAAGACTGGCGCTGTTAGTGCTAATTATCAGTGCCTGCTGCCTGAAAGCATTAATGTCATTCCACGAAATGATCCTAATCGAGAATATATGTTAAAACATGGCAAGTTTGGCGGCCCGATGTCACGATTCTATGCCGTTGCTCAAAATGTTGAATTTTCAACTTGGACGATCAAGCAAAAAGTGAATAATCATATTGCTCAAATCGCTGGCGGCCAATGTTCGATGTTTCGCCCGGAGACTTTAAAAGACGTCTATACGCATTTCAAAATGAATGGTGTCTATTCTAACGAAAGCGATACCGAGGATCTATTGCTGACGCAGCAGATTCGAGAAGTCGGCTGGCAATGCAAGATCAGTGATTCGGCCCGGTGCTATGTCGATTCGATGAATACGCTGCCGAGTTTGTACAATCAGCGAAAAAAATGGCAGGCCGGCATTATCCAATATATGACCAAGGCTGGTATCTCAACCGCTTATGCCAGACAGCTTTGGAGTCAGGAAATACTGATGGCTTTCAATTTTCTGATTAGAATTATGCTAGTTGTCTTAATCCCGGTCGCACTGATCATTCATGAATTTGTTTGGTCTTACATTTGGTTTTTGCCGATCCTCGTCTCAGCCATCTTGAATACGGTGGCCACGATCAAAACACCAAACCGCCGACTCATTGATGTTCTGCTGGCCTTGACAACGATTCCAGCCGAGTTGACGATCTGGTTTAAGGTCTCAGTGCATTTATCGACTTGGCGCGACTCTTTTAGGATCGAAAAAATTGACGGTTGGGCTTTGCAGTACCAGGCAGAAAACGGCACCCTGAAACATAATTACAGCTGGTTCTACATCACTATCGCCTTAATCGCTGCTCTTTTCGTTGGTTTCTATTTCAAATGGCTAAGCGTTCGTCTTGTGGTCGATACGATCAAACCTTATTTGAATGCTTCGTTCAATATTTTGACTTATCTAACATTTATCACTTTTATTTTCATGCTCTTCCAACTCAGCAAGCTAAGAGGGCATTACAAAGCCTGA
- a CDS encoding ribbon-helix-helix domain-containing protein, with the protein MKKRVTFALDQDVVAELKTISDETMIPQSRLVEKAIEEVIEEEKKKIDQGLI; encoded by the coding sequence ATGAAGAAGAGAGTTACATTTGCGCTTGACCAAGACGTTGTCGCAGAGCTTAAGACAATTTCAGATGAAACAATGATCCCACAATCTCGCTTAGTTGAAAAAGCCATCGAGGAAGTGATCGAGGAAGAAAAAAAGAAAATCGATCAAGGTCTTATCTAA
- a CDS encoding LacI family DNA-binding transcriptional regulator, producing MEKLTIKDIARLVGVSTATVSYYLNKNYSKMSKVTREKIRVVIEETDYRPNSVARNLAKNENKMIGVSVADITNPFTSAVLSGIYDACGSKGYQVVFTNASGSYQREAVNINKLRQEEVSGLIIDPVDPDNPIYKVLSNDTSVMLDRQSDSPKIDTIVTDNFKSVSVFTNKMIKSGYEELFFVSWPLGSISTRVKRYEGFLDATQYANNDHLVTFEDTLETVDLQEKLQTIMHKFPNKKIGFFAMNGRVLIKLLHAMQDLRLSYPEDYGVGAYEDLEWMGVIKPGISCIHQYSYEIGLKSVDNILKKIESGKNTNAKPKLIVMATKMVIRKSY from the coding sequence GTGGAAAAATTAACCATTAAGGATATTGCACGTTTAGTTGGTGTTTCTACGGCCACGGTTTCCTATTATTTGAATAAGAATTATTCTAAAATGTCAAAAGTGACGCGAGAAAAAATAAGAGTTGTCATCGAAGAGACTGATTATCGTCCCAATAGTGTTGCCCGAAATCTCGCTAAGAATGAAAATAAAATGATAGGAGTTTCTGTTGCTGACATTACAAATCCATTTACCTCAGCAGTTTTATCAGGAATTTATGATGCTTGTGGGTCTAAAGGCTACCAAGTTGTTTTTACAAATGCGAGCGGGAGTTATCAACGCGAAGCTGTTAATATCAATAAACTCAGGCAAGAGGAAGTATCCGGACTAATTATTGATCCAGTTGATCCTGATAATCCCATATATAAAGTGCTGTCAAACGATACCAGTGTCATGCTCGATCGTCAATCGGATTCGCCCAAGATTGATACGATCGTCACGGATAACTTCAAATCGGTTTCTGTTTTCACAAATAAAATGATTAAATCTGGGTACGAAGAATTATTTTTCGTATCTTGGCCCTTGGGCAGCATCAGTACACGTGTTAAAAGGTACGAAGGATTTTTAGATGCGACGCAATATGCAAACAACGATCATTTAGTTACTTTTGAAGACACGCTCGAAACTGTGGATCTTCAAGAAAAATTACAAACAATCATGCACAAATTCCCAAATAAAAAAATTGGTTTTTTTGCAATGAACGGTAGAGTACTGATTAAATTACTTCATGCCATGCAGGATTTACGTCTAAGCTACCCTGAAGACTACGGTGTTGGTGCTTACGAAGATTTGGAATGGATGGGTGTTATAAAACCTGGTATTAGTTGTATTCACCAATATTCTTATGAAATTGGCTTGAAATCAGTGGACAACATTTTAAAGAAAATTGAATCCGGTAAAAATACAAATGCAAAACCTAAGCTGATTGTCATGGCAACGAAGATGGTTATTCGTAAATCTTATTAA